One part of the Oryzias melastigma strain HK-1 linkage group LG21, ASM292280v2, whole genome shotgun sequence genome encodes these proteins:
- the cd28 gene encoding cytotoxic T-lymphocyte protein 4 isoform X3, which yields MVLADGVFGWRVMTVLSVFLPLYSAVKVVQPYRVESTDGRARIQCVFHPHKNPEDLKVTLLRGLHGRQELCSFFLNLTGQTETHGGRQGRVQCSAQTTDGAVEVALSNLTASDTDIYRCEIQTFYPPPYLQLTGNGTLVHVIERPDCPSVNAQRQHEEEEEEEKKEETVTAASAPVAVLVTVIICVLVIIIYLQIVQCERNRREVVRTPLPYVHHRASPSSFLTKSIV from the exons ATGGTTCTGGCTGACGGTGTGTTTGGGTGGAGAGTGATGACAGTCCTGAGTGTTTTCCTCCCTCTGTACAGTG CTGTGAAGGTGGTGCAGCCCTACAGGGTGGAGAGCACCGACGGCAGAGCACGGATCCAGTGTGTCTTTCACCCGCATAAAAACCCAGAAGATCTGAAAGTGACTCTGCTCAGAGGTCTCCACGGCCGTCAGGAGCTCTGCTCCTTCTTCCTTAACCTCACAGGCCAAACAGAGACACATGGAGGGAGACAGGGACGG gTGCAGTGCTCTGCTCAGACCACAGATGGCGCAGTAGAGGTCGCCCTGTCCAATCTGACAGCTTCAGACACCGACATCTACCGCTGCGAGATTCAAACCTTCTATCCGCCTCCATACCTGCAGCTCACCGGAAACGGCACGCTCGTCCATGTGATAG AGCGTCCTGACTGTCCTTCTGTGAATGCTCAGAGACAgcatgaggaggaagaggaggaggagaagaaagaggAGACGGTGACAGCAGCCAGCGCTCCTGTGGCTGTTCTGGTGACAGTAATCATCTGTGTCCTGGTGATCATCATCTACCTGCAG atTGTTCAGTGTGAGCGAAACAGGAGGGAGGTGGTGAGGACGCCGCTGCCTTACGTTCATCACAGAGCCAGTCCCAGCTCATTTCTGACCAAAAGCATTGTATGA